In Paenibacillus sp. FSL M7-0420, a single genomic region encodes these proteins:
- a CDS encoding pseudouridine synthase, which yields MATGGTANKKQRLDKVLSHMGIGSRSDIRKQAKQGLITVNGAVVKDSGFHVDPQHDRIEVGGEPVLYREFIYLMMNKPPGVLSATEDKRDRTVLDLLKQEHALFEPFPVGRLDKDTVGLLLLTNDGKLAHELLSPRKHVPKTYEATVEGEVDAADVAAFAEGVTLEDGYVTLPAQLSILSRERGSRVLSYISLTITEGKFHQVKRMFVAVGKKVVFLKRVSMGELKLDETLPEGACRELTARELELLRGGGAAE from the coding sequence ATGGCTACAGGAGGAACTGCGAACAAGAAGCAGCGGCTTGACAAGGTGCTGTCCCACATGGGGATCGGCTCGCGCAGCGATATCCGCAAGCAGGCCAAGCAGGGCCTGATCACAGTAAATGGAGCTGTCGTCAAAGACAGCGGGTTCCATGTAGACCCGCAGCATGACCGCATAGAGGTGGGCGGAGAGCCGGTCCTCTACCGGGAATTCATCTATCTGATGATGAATAAACCGCCGGGCGTATTGTCCGCCACTGAGGATAAACGGGACCGCACGGTTCTGGATCTGCTGAAGCAGGAGCATGCGCTGTTCGAGCCGTTCCCGGTCGGGCGGCTGGATAAGGATACCGTGGGTCTGCTGCTGCTCACGAATGACGGGAAGCTGGCACATGAGCTGCTGTCCCCGCGCAAGCATGTCCCCAAAACCTACGAGGCCACCGTCGAGGGTGAGGTCGATGCGGCGGATGTGGCTGCTTTTGCCGAGGGTGTTACGCTTGAGGATGGTTATGTGACCCTGCCCGCGCAGCTTAGCATTCTGAGCAGAGAACGGGGCAGCCGCGTGCTGTCGTATATCTCACTCACCATTACGGAAGGCAAATTCCATCAGGTGAAGCGGATGTTCGTAGCTGTCGGGAAGAAGGTAGTGTTCCTGAAGCGGGTGTCGATGGGCGAACTGAAGCTCGACGAGACGCTGCCCGAGGGAGCCTGCCGGGAGCTCACGGCCCGTGAGCTGGAGCTGCTGCGCGGCGGCGGGGCTGCGGAATAA
- a CDS encoding AAA family ATPase, translated as MKIDSLRIGGYGRLVQREIGLNEGVTVLFGRNEAGKSTTLQFIRAMLYGIPGRGNPAERYEPLQGGTHGGVLEARDESGALWTIRRYASGGAGPGRAEKLHIALSHPDGRTEELNQAELERRLLGGISRSMFRQLFAVSLDELQELGALQSGEMSSYLFHAGMGGGGEIMRAEKRLVQEAEKLYKPRGKVQEAARILQSIGKLEQEVAESRSYLPRYNGNTLALEAAEQQLEQMKLDRELAGTWLMKLRKAQDIRELWLKWSEGRLELEELPVIASFPDNGAERWRSLTADLRSLQGAAFRLERLTAELTAELAANPPDPLLAEQGPALEALDRSRSSYEDKRAEQQRLDAELTALQEQLKRLLRSIGAGWDTAALASFTPAAADREAARRYAASFAGYDRQMETRGAELLSLRARKAAAAAALQAAERLLAQEHASGAADFAGLAARSPRELVQLWDELQQAAERWREAQLGPEGGAAAPRRQGPAGGSRPGVNGRRAARYRRFLQAGAALTLLLPPALWLTGAPPVSVWSALGLLAAADLWLWAALRAAGAAVSPPEPGGGAAGKAAAEMLRLRGQLLSAAERESSKASSPDAGGLEAGMRELRRLMEAWGTWRQRVDRQAAEAEACRTELERLSGQEQVLTGELEEAEARFTELAAGYEEWLRQRRLPEGLSPDGLPDIFALAEQGHELLRQEAKWSARLSGLAAECALYEQEGLKLFAAAGTGRPETISFIADQQSLPASPLTDQHQLPATNPAAQHTAATPAAPRHPTPAALLTWLELRKREWDQLKAELLRRESVEARLAEVREELAANHREQAELNLRCSKLLEEGGAEDGEQFLRRSSAWLRRIEVTRSVRQAELAMFSGWDDEGRAELLSLLTHLDAGRLAQERQAAEEAAAELEEERSALLEQRGKLLQEREALTKRGKEDTALQQLEEQRAALRNLAGQYAVTALAAELMGRTRRIYEQEKQPQVLQLASVYFAKLTHGEYRRIVMTLGHKELKAEHKDAGLLDSGLLSRGTAEQLYLAIRLALAETMSSKVNLPLFFDDLFVNFDEHRLHAALALLGELSASRQIVMMTCHRHVAEAVAGIIPAAAIISV; from the coding sequence ATGAAGATCGATTCATTGCGGATAGGCGGCTACGGAAGGCTGGTTCAGCGGGAGATCGGACTGAATGAAGGGGTCACGGTTCTGTTCGGACGCAACGAGGCTGGTAAAAGCACGACCCTGCAGTTCATCCGTGCCATGCTGTACGGCATCCCCGGCCGGGGAAATCCGGCTGAACGGTACGAGCCGCTGCAAGGGGGGACGCACGGCGGGGTGCTGGAAGCAAGGGATGAGTCTGGCGCATTATGGACTATCCGCCGGTATGCATCCGGCGGCGCGGGGCCGGGCAGAGCAGAGAAGCTGCATATTGCACTCAGCCATCCGGATGGCCGCACGGAGGAGCTGAATCAGGCGGAGCTGGAGCGGCGTCTGCTTGGCGGCATCTCCCGGAGTATGTTCCGCCAGCTGTTCGCTGTCTCGCTTGACGAGCTGCAGGAGCTGGGTGCCTTGCAGTCCGGGGAAATGAGCAGCTACCTGTTCCATGCCGGGATGGGCGGCGGCGGGGAGATTATGCGGGCAGAGAAGCGTCTGGTTCAGGAGGCCGAGAAGCTCTACAAGCCGCGCGGCAAGGTCCAGGAGGCGGCCAGGATTCTGCAGTCTATCGGGAAGCTGGAGCAGGAGGTAGCGGAGAGCCGCTCTTATCTGCCGAGATATAACGGGAACACTCTGGCTCTGGAAGCTGCGGAGCAGCAGCTGGAGCAGATGAAGCTGGACCGCGAGCTTGCCGGAACATGGCTGATGAAGCTGCGCAAGGCACAGGACATCCGGGAGCTGTGGCTGAAATGGAGCGAAGGCCGGCTGGAGCTGGAGGAGCTTCCTGTGATTGCATCGTTCCCGGATAACGGGGCGGAACGCTGGAGGTCACTTACAGCCGATCTGCGCAGCTTGCAGGGCGCAGCGTTCCGGCTGGAACGGCTGACGGCGGAGCTTACCGCAGAGCTTGCGGCGAATCCGCCCGATCCTCTGCTTGCGGAGCAGGGGCCTGCGCTCGAAGCGCTGGACCGCAGCCGCAGCAGCTATGAGGACAAGCGGGCGGAGCAGCAGCGGCTTGACGCGGAGCTGACGGCTCTGCAGGAGCAGCTGAAACGCCTGCTGCGCAGCATTGGCGCAGGCTGGGACACCGCAGCGCTTGCGAGCTTCACCCCGGCCGCCGCGGACCGGGAGGCCGCGCGGCGTTACGCCGCCTCCTTTGCCGGGTATGACCGGCAAATGGAGACCCGGGGCGCGGAGCTGCTGAGCCTCCGCGCCCGCAAGGCCGCCGCCGCCGCTGCGCTGCAGGCGGCTGAGCGCCTGCTGGCGCAGGAGCACGCCAGCGGCGCAGCGGACTTCGCGGGCCTAGCTGCGCGCAGCCCGCGTGAACTGGTGCAGCTCTGGGACGAGCTGCAGCAGGCCGCCGAGCGCTGGCGCGAAGCGCAGCTCGGCCCGGAGGGCGGCGCGGCAGCTCCGCGCCGCCAGGGCCCCGCCGGGGGCAGCCGCCCCGGCGTGAACGGGCGCCGTGCGGCACGCTACCGGCGCTTCCTGCAGGCGGGCGCAGCGCTTACGCTGCTGCTGCCGCCTGCGCTGTGGCTGACCGGCGCACCGCCGGTCAGCGTATGGTCCGCGCTCGGCCTGCTGGCCGCAGCGGACCTGTGGCTCTGGGCCGCCCTGCGCGCAGCGGGGGCGGCGGTTTCCCCGCCGGAGCCGGGCGGCGGGGCGGCAGGCAAGGCCGCAGCGGAGATGCTGCGGCTGCGCGGGCAGCTGCTCTCCGCTGCGGAGCGGGAGAGCAGCAAGGCGTCCAGCCCTGACGCAGGCGGGCTGGAGGCCGGGATGCGCGAGCTGCGCCGGCTGATGGAGGCCTGGGGCACCTGGCGCCAGCGCGTAGACCGGCAGGCGGCTGAGGCCGAGGCCTGCCGGACGGAGCTTGAGCGGCTGAGCGGACAGGAGCAGGTGCTGACCGGCGAGCTGGAGGAAGCGGAGGCCCGCTTCACAGAGCTGGCGGCGGGCTACGAAGAATGGCTGCGTCAGCGGAGACTCCCCGAAGGGCTGTCCCCGGACGGCCTGCCGGATATTTTCGCCCTGGCAGAGCAGGGCCATGAGCTGCTGCGCCAGGAGGCCAAATGGTCTGCGCGGCTTAGCGGCCTGGCGGCGGAATGTGCGCTCTATGAACAGGAAGGGCTGAAGCTGTTTGCAGCTGCCGGGACCGGACGGCCAGAGACTATTTCCTTTATTGCTGATCAGCAATCGCTACCGGCTTCTCCGCTTACTGATCAACACCAACTACCCGCAACCAACCCTGCTGCCCAACACACAGCCGCAACTCCAGCGGCTCCCCGCCACCCCACACCAGCCGCCCTATTAACCTGGCTGGAGCTGCGGAAGCGGGAGTGGGATCAGCTGAAGGCGGAGCTGCTGCGCAGAGAGAGTGTGGAGGCGCGGCTGGCTGAAGTCCGGGAGGAGCTGGCAGCGAATCACAGGGAGCAGGCGGAATTGAACCTGCGCTGCTCGAAGCTGCTGGAGGAAGGCGGTGCTGAGGACGGCGAGCAGTTCCTGCGCCGTTCATCGGCGTGGCTGAGGCGGATAGAGGTTACGCGGTCCGTGCGTCAAGCGGAACTGGCGATGTTCAGCGGATGGGATGACGAAGGCCGGGCAGAGCTGCTGAGTCTGCTCACGCATCTGGACGCCGGGCGGCTTGCGCAAGAGCGTCAGGCCGCGGAAGAAGCGGCGGCCGAGCTTGAAGAGGAACGCAGCGCACTGCTTGAGCAGCGCGGCAAGCTGCTGCAGGAACGGGAAGCATTGACGAAGCGCGGCAAGGAAGATACTGCGCTCCAGCAGCTGGAGGAACAGCGGGCGGCACTGCGTAATCTGGCCGGGCAATATGCGGTAACGGCGCTGGCGGCCGAGCTGATGGGCCGGACACGCCGGATCTATGAGCAGGAGAAGCAGCCGCAGGTGCTGCAGCTGGCCTCCGTGTATTTCGCGAAGCTCACGCACGGGGAATACCGCCGGATCGTGATGACGCTGGGGCATAAAGAGCTGAAGGCTGAACATAAGGATGCCGGACTGCTGGACAGCGGGCTGCTCAGCCGGGGAACTGCGGAGCAGCTGTATCTGGCAATCCGGCTGGCCCTGGCAGAAACGATGAGCAGCAAGGTGAATCTGCCGCTGTTCTTCGATGATCTGTTCGTGAACTTCGATGAACACCGGCTTCACGCAGCCCTGGCTCTGCTTGGCGAGCTGTCGGCTTCCCGGCAGATCGTCATGATGACCTGCCACCGCCATGTCGCTGAAGCCGTGGCGGGCATCATTCCTGCCGCAGCCATTATTTCCGTGTAG
- a CDS encoding Cof-type HAD-IIB family hydrolase, with amino-acid sequence MKYKLIALDVDGTLLNDDHQLSEENKAAVAEVTRQGGQIVLCTGRSPQNSIPFMEEMGLSGYVLGHNGAATVSVKDRKVLHQYGLDARGLDPYIAYCRERDIHFDVNTAFEMYVDNVENLTKEAHFMYEHFRIMPASLPAWEEFREPIVKFTVFTQSDILDEAQREWATWGEQYNILRSGEFFVDLMHPESSKGNALKNLAAELGIPQEQVLSIGNYYNDISMLTYAGLGVAMDNSPVEVKAAADVITGTNNENGVRDALVKYCLS; translated from the coding sequence ATGAAATACAAACTGATTGCACTGGATGTAGACGGAACACTGCTGAATGATGATCATCAGCTCAGTGAAGAGAACAAAGCGGCGGTTGCCGAGGTCACGCGTCAGGGCGGGCAGATTGTACTCTGCACAGGGCGCAGTCCGCAGAATTCGATTCCTTTTATGGAGGAGATGGGCTTGTCGGGGTATGTGCTGGGCCATAACGGAGCGGCTACAGTGAGTGTCAAGGACCGTAAAGTGCTGCACCAGTATGGACTGGACGCCAGAGGGCTGGACCCGTATATCGCCTATTGCCGCGAGCGTGATATCCATTTTGATGTGAATACTGCGTTTGAGATGTATGTGGACAATGTGGAGAACCTGACGAAGGAAGCCCACTTTATGTATGAGCATTTCCGCATTATGCCTGCATCCCTTCCAGCCTGGGAGGAGTTCCGCGAACCGATTGTGAAATTCACTGTGTTCACGCAGTCCGATATTCTGGATGAAGCGCAGCGGGAATGGGCTACTTGGGGAGAACAGTACAATATTCTGCGCAGCGGAGAGTTCTTCGTTGATCTCATGCACCCGGAATCCTCCAAAGGCAATGCCCTGAAGAATCTGGCAGCCGAGCTTGGCATCCCGCAAGAGCAGGTGCTGTCGATCGGCAACTATTATAATGATATCTCCATGCTGACGTATGCCGGTCTGGGTGTGGCGATGGATAACTCTCCGGTAGAGGTCAAAGCAGCCGCAGATGTGATCACCGGTACCAATAATGAGAACGGTGTGCGCGATGCGCTGGTGAAATATTGTTTGTCTTGA
- a CDS encoding sporulation protein YjcZ yields the protein MGAGVGFTSTGAILVLFILLVIISRSLFV from the coding sequence ATGGGTGCAGGTGTAGGCTTCACTTCGACCGGTGCGATCTTGGTACTCTTCATATTGCTCGTAATTATTTCCCGTTCGTTGTTCGTCTAA
- a CDS encoding glycosyltransferase family 4 protein, translated as MNLLQALFFPPEQPGGVSSMIPYLQERFRSSRWEMDLFWLPKRIRGKGREDIVFETFDWTVYGESPVVQKYIQTYRDYIWWTKLRMSKKYDLIHAHHPIAGLAMKRIYPDVPLIQTLHSSYERELILNGLIREGGLEHQFLVAIYRELEQVSDRLMTVSRAFADYVTPYIDQPDSIGVIPNGFDEKRFKPVPHENDIPQLVTVTRLVPAKGIDILFKACAELKKRGHEYVLHIIGDGPSRAELEQLAQKLGIYNETIFYGYTLHPEEFMPFFDIFVLPSRAEAFGSVFAEAALSCLALVGTNVGGIPEQIEDGVNGLLVNPDDELGLADALEKVITDPGYRYELSRSAWDKAKSLYSLTRVANELKKTYLQFQPGMKG; from the coding sequence ATGAACTTGCTGCAAGCGCTATTCTTCCCGCCGGAGCAGCCCGGTGGTGTATCTTCTATGATTCCTTATCTCCAGGAACGCTTCCGGTCCAGCCGCTGGGAGATGGATTTGTTCTGGCTGCCCAAGCGCATCCGGGGCAAGGGACGCGAAGACATCGTCTTCGAGACCTTCGACTGGACAGTGTACGGCGAAAGTCCGGTTGTGCAAAAATACATTCAGACCTACCGGGATTACATTTGGTGGACCAAGCTGCGCATGAGCAAAAAATATGATCTGATCCATGCCCATCATCCGATTGCCGGGCTGGCGATGAAGAGAATTTATCCTGATGTTCCCTTGATTCAGACGCTGCACTCCAGCTATGAGCGTGAATTGATTCTGAACGGGCTGATCCGCGAGGGGGGGCTTGAGCATCAGTTCCTGGTCGCGATTTACCGGGAGCTGGAGCAGGTGAGTGACCGGCTGATGACGGTTTCGCGTGCTTTTGCCGATTATGTAACTCCTTATATTGACCAGCCTGACAGCATTGGAGTCATTCCCAACGGATTCGATGAGAAGCGGTTCAAGCCTGTCCCGCATGAGAATGACATTCCGCAGCTGGTCACGGTTACCCGTCTCGTACCGGCCAAAGGCATCGATATTCTGTTCAAGGCCTGTGCCGAGCTGAAGAAGCGGGGGCATGAATATGTGCTGCATATCATCGGGGACGGACCGAGCCGGGCGGAGCTGGAGCAGCTTGCGCAGAAGCTGGGCATCTATAATGAGACTATTTTTTACGGCTATACGCTGCATCCTGAGGAATTCATGCCGTTCTTCGATATCTTCGTATTGCCTTCGCGGGCGGAGGCGTTCGGTTCGGTGTTTGCCGAGGCTGCGCTGAGCTGTCTGGCGCTGGTCGGGACGAATGTGGGCGGTATTCCCGAGCAGATTGAGGACGGGGTGAACGGGCTGCTGGTGAATCCGGATGATGAGCTGGGACTGGCGGATGCCCTGGAAAAAGTAATCACGGACCCCGGCTACCGCTATGAGCTGTCGCGTTCGGCCTGGGATAAAGCAAAGAGCCTCTACTCCCTGACCCGTGTAGCCAATGAGCTGAAGAAAACCTATCTGCAGTTCCAGCCGGGAATGAAGGGGTGA
- a CDS encoding YkvI family membrane protein has protein sequence MKSHVRTLQIAFTYIGTIVGAGFATGQEILRFFTRYGHWALLTILFSAALFIWLGTKMMIIARKISADSYEDFNRHLFGAKAGTIISLFTMIILIGVNSIMLAGAGAIFKEHLSLPYQAGLLLTILGSYLLLKRGISGILQINSLVVPLMLTLSLILVCNTLGVPGADRFLFLPTDHSGINAWISPLLYTSFNLGMAQAVLVPLARHTDDERALVRGGILGGAGIGFMLLAAHFAMSSQMPGILQFEIPMGSIAIRLGPVVQMVFLLLIFMEIFSTFVAGIYGVSVQLQQRLPVAPALVAPLLMLICYVFSQFGFSSLLGIFYPIFGALCLIWVVMLVRSPMSPPPGQGKPPAGGAGGKKQGITIVSIKPAIRPTRK, from the coding sequence ATGAAGTCACATGTCCGCACATTACAGATCGCTTTTACTTATATTGGCACCATTGTCGGCGCCGGATTCGCTACCGGCCAGGAAATCCTCCGTTTTTTCACCAGATACGGCCACTGGGCGCTGCTGACGATTCTATTCTCTGCCGCTCTCTTTATCTGGCTGGGCACCAAAATGATGATCATCGCCCGGAAAATCTCTGCGGACTCGTATGAGGATTTCAACCGCCACCTGTTCGGCGCCAAGGCCGGGACCATCATCAGCCTGTTCACCATGATTATTCTGATCGGGGTGAACAGCATCATGCTGGCAGGCGCCGGGGCGATCTTCAAGGAGCATCTCAGCCTCCCCTATCAGGCGGGGCTGCTTCTGACGATCCTCGGATCTTACTTGCTGCTGAAGCGCGGCATTTCCGGAATTCTGCAGATCAACAGCCTGGTGGTGCCCCTGATGCTTACTTTGTCGCTAATCCTTGTCTGTAATACGCTGGGCGTTCCGGGAGCCGACCGCTTCCTCTTCCTGCCCACGGATCACAGCGGCATCAATGCCTGGATCTCTCCGCTGCTCTATACTTCGTTCAACCTTGGCATGGCCCAGGCAGTGCTGGTTCCGCTGGCCCGTCATACGGATGACGAACGTGCGCTGGTGCGCGGCGGGATTCTGGGCGGAGCGGGCATCGGGTTCATGCTGCTGGCGGCCCATTTTGCCATGAGCTCGCAGATGCCGGGTATCCTGCAGTTCGAGATTCCGATGGGAAGCATCGCCATCCGGCTGGGTCCGGTGGTGCAGATGGTCTTCTTGCTGCTGATCTTCATGGAAATCTTCAGCACCTTCGTCGCCGGTATCTATGGGGTAAGCGTACAGCTCCAGCAGCGGCTCCCGGTCGCCCCTGCGCTTGTCGCCCCGCTGCTGATGCTGATCTGCTATGTGTTCAGCCAATTCGGCTTCAGCTCGCTGCTGGGCATCTTCTACCCGATCTTCGGCGCGCTGTGTCTGATATGGGTGGTCATGCTGGTGCGCTCCCCTATGTCTCCGCCGCCGGGGCAGGGCAAGCCGCCCGCAGGAGGAGCGGGCGGCAAGAAGCAGGGAATCACCATTGTCAGCATCAAGCCTGCGATCCGGCCTACACGGAAATAA
- a CDS encoding metallophosphoesterase family protein, whose translation MIPFRFLHAADLHLDSRFAGLSHLPQDIRSYLRESTFAALGRLVGVAILQKVDFVVISGDVYDVSDASLQGQLRFREALEELGRHGIQAFLIHGNHDPLDGPRLSSAPPAHVTVFGGSEPEHVTARRREDGREVAVVSGISYLTSKVTENTALRFSRQPGSSLFHIALLHGNVDGDLQHETYSPCTRKDLIGRGYDYWALGHIHKRSILHEHPPIVYPGNIQGRSIKETGPKGCYTVDVNAEGGVRLDFHELDSVRWQVRELSIDGLTDEAEWTFAVENAVEDIRSETPQMMSVVRFRLTGRGDIHKVLAEKGAADDLLTELQRREAVRAVRKEYAGLVWTEGFSIETGLAVDREHLLLEDSFLGEMLRLAEHSGGNAAELDELVATALRPMMENQELRRLLLSVGPEEKQEWLRGAAELGITLLSGLEESGGAQLNAAEEGKDRSAEGSEAFMEGSGLLAGGKTKDTDGWVMNRAAAADAGDGDGQQGREVEE comes from the coding sequence ATGATTCCTTTTCGTTTCCTGCATGCTGCGGATCTGCATCTGGACAGCCGGTTCGCCGGTCTGTCCCATCTCCCGCAGGATATCCGCTCCTATCTCCGGGAGTCCACCTTCGCCGCCCTCGGGCGGCTTGTTGGCGTAGCCATCCTGCAAAAGGTAGATTTCGTAGTCATTAGCGGCGACGTCTACGATGTCTCAGATGCTTCGCTTCAGGGGCAGCTCCGGTTCCGGGAGGCCCTGGAGGAACTTGGACGCCACGGGATTCAGGCGTTCCTGATCCACGGTAACCATGATCCGCTGGACGGCCCGCGCCTTAGTTCGGCACCGCCTGCCCATGTTACGGTATTCGGCGGCAGTGAGCCAGAGCACGTGACCGCCCGCCGCAGGGAAGACGGACGGGAGGTAGCTGTGGTTAGCGGCATCTCCTACCTGACCTCCAAAGTGACAGAGAATACAGCTCTGCGCTTCAGCCGCCAGCCGGGCAGCAGCCTGTTCCATATCGCCCTGCTGCATGGCAATGTGGACGGGGATCTCCAGCATGAGACGTACTCCCCGTGCACCCGGAAGGATCTGATCGGCAGGGGCTATGACTATTGGGCGCTCGGGCATATTCATAAGCGGAGTATTCTGCATGAGCATCCGCCTATCGTCTATCCGGGCAATATTCAAGGGAGAAGCATTAAGGAGACCGGGCCAAAGGGCTGTTATACAGTTGATGTCAATGCAGAGGGGGGAGTCCGGCTGGATTTCCATGAACTGGACAGTGTGCGCTGGCAGGTCCGCGAGCTCTCTATTGATGGGCTCACTGACGAGGCCGAGTGGACCTTCGCTGTAGAGAATGCAGTGGAGGATATCCGCAGCGAGACCCCGCAGATGATGTCTGTGGTCAGGTTCCGCCTGACGGGGCGGGGCGATATACATAAGGTGCTGGCGGAGAAGGGGGCGGCGGATGACCTGCTCACCGAGCTGCAGCGGCGGGAAGCTGTGCGTGCGGTGCGCAAGGAATATGCAGGCTTGGTCTGGACGGAAGGCTTCTCCATCGAAACGGGACTTGCGGTTGACCGTGAGCACTTGCTTCTGGAGGACAGCTTCCTGGGTGAAATGCTGCGGCTTGCCGAACACAGTGGCGGGAATGCCGCAGAATTGGACGAGCTGGTCGCTACTGCGCTGAGACCGATGATGGAGAATCAGGAGCTGCGCAGGCTGCTATTATCCGTAGGCCCCGAGGAGAAACAGGAATGGCTTAGAGGTGCAGCGGAGCTGGGCATCACATTACTTAGCGGACTGGAAGAGTCTGGCGGGGCGCAGCTGAATGCTGCGGAAGAAGGCAAGGACCGGTCTGCTGAGGGCAGTGAAGCATTCATGGAAGGATCTGGACTGTTGGCGGGAGGGAAGACGAAGGATACTGACGGATGGGTGATGAATAGGGCCGCTGCTGCGGATGCAGGAGACGGCGATGGACAGCAAGGCCGGGAGGTAGAGGAATGA
- a CDS encoding xanthine phosphoribosyltransferase — protein MEVLKQRILEEGVVVSDQVLKLDGLLNHQVDPMLTMEMGREFARRFAEAGVTRVVTVESSGIAVAFATAYEMKVPLVFARRKKTLLADPDALCERVPSFTKGIVTDIMLSRQFISEDDKILFIDDIIANGDAARGLIKIIQRSGAELVGLGVVVEKSFQAGARTIREQGIRLESLVDITSLNDGTIVFG, from the coding sequence ATGGAAGTATTGAAACAGCGGATATTGGAGGAAGGCGTAGTCGTCTCGGATCAGGTGCTGAAGCTGGACGGACTGCTTAACCACCAGGTCGATCCGATGCTGACGATGGAAATGGGACGGGAATTTGCCCGCAGATTTGCTGAGGCTGGAGTTACTCGCGTAGTGACTGTGGAATCCTCGGGGATTGCCGTGGCATTTGCCACCGCTTATGAGATGAAGGTACCGCTGGTGTTTGCCCGGCGCAAAAAAACGCTGCTGGCTGATCCCGATGCTCTGTGCGAACGGGTTCCATCTTTTACCAAAGGGATTGTTACGGACATTATGCTGTCCCGCCAGTTCATCTCGGAGGATGACAAAATCCTCTTCATCGATGATATTATCGCCAACGGCGACGCGGCGCGCGGCTTGATCAAGATTATCCAGCGTTCCGGCGCTGAACTGGTGGGTCTTGGCGTAGTGGTCGAAAAAAGCTTCCAGGCAGGCGCCCGTACGATCCGGGAACAGGGAATCCGTCTGGAGTCTCTTGTTGATATCACCTCTCTTAATGACGGGACCATTGTTTTTGGATAA
- a CDS encoding RsmB/NOP family class I SAM-dependent RNA methyltransferase: protein MNEERLPAAYTANIREMLGDSADAFLKSYLAARTQGLRFNTLKSSTPSGRTAAEQAIPQFGLSQVTWCPSGFYYEDPARPGRHPYHTAGLYYIQEPSAMSAAELLKPLPGEIVLDLAAAPGGKTTHIAALMQGEGLLISNEIHPERAKILAENVERLGISNTLVTSAAPGDLSKRFPEVFDRIMLDAPCSGEGMFRKDPAAIDEWSPKHVEICVARQWDILQDAYLMLKPGGHMVYSTCTFNRQENEETMERFVQTYPDMELIVTKRLWPHLERGEGHFVALLHKAASADPADSAPRKSRGKRGERGNNGPKTSATLRESYQQFMSWAAAELPGFADRGIPLLFGESLYLLPEAFNERLHTGILDGLKVPRAGLHIAHLKKNRIEPAHALAMALRPDQAARSYDMPADGTEIQAWLRGESLPVPPSLHGWTLVTVDGLPVGWGKASSGQLKNHLPKGLRILKAHLDEV from the coding sequence ATGAATGAAGAACGACTGCCTGCCGCTTACACCGCCAATATTAGAGAGATGCTGGGGGATTCGGCGGACGCTTTTCTGAAGAGCTATCTGGCTGCGCGGACCCAGGGTCTGCGGTTTAATACTTTAAAAAGCAGTACACCTTCCGGCCGCACCGCAGCGGAGCAGGCAATCCCGCAATTCGGCCTGTCACAGGTAACATGGTGTCCGTCAGGCTTCTATTACGAAGACCCCGCTCGCCCGGGGAGACATCCGTATCATACCGCCGGACTATATTATATTCAGGAGCCCTCCGCAATGTCCGCAGCCGAGCTGCTGAAGCCGCTTCCCGGAGAGATCGTTCTCGACCTCGCGGCCGCTCCCGGCGGCAAAACCACCCATATCGCCGCACTGATGCAAGGGGAAGGGCTGCTCATCTCCAATGAAATTCACCCGGAGCGGGCCAAAATCCTGGCCGAAAACGTCGAGCGGCTCGGTATAAGCAACACGCTGGTTACCTCCGCAGCCCCTGGTGATCTCTCCAAAAGATTCCCTGAGGTGTTCGACCGCATTATGCTGGACGCGCCTTGCTCCGGTGAAGGAATGTTCCGCAAAGACCCTGCGGCGATAGACGAATGGTCCCCGAAGCATGTGGAGATCTGTGTAGCCAGACAGTGGGATATTCTGCAGGATGCGTATCTGATGCTGAAGCCTGGCGGCCATATGGTCTATTCGACCTGTACCTTCAACCGCCAGGAGAATGAGGAGACGATGGAGCGCTTCGTGCAGACCTATCCCGATATGGAGCTGATCGTTACGAAGCGGCTGTGGCCGCATCTGGAGCGGGGCGAAGGGCATTTCGTGGCCCTGCTGCACAAGGCGGCTTCAGCAGACCCGGCGGATTCTGCTCCGCGCAAGAGCCGGGGCAAACGCGGCGAACGCGGCAATAATGGTCCGAAGACAAGTGCCACGCTCAGAGAGTCCTATCAACAATTCATGAGCTGGGCGGCGGCAGAGCTGCCCGGATTCGCCGATCGCGGCATCCCGCTTCTCTTCGGCGAATCCCTGTATCTGCTGCCTGAGGCATTCAATGAGCGGCTGCACACCGGGATACTGGACGGGCTCAAGGTGCCGCGTGCCGGACTGCATATTGCCCATCTTAAGAAAAACCGGATCGAGCCTGCCCACGCTCTGGCTATGGCACTCCGGCCGGATCAGGCGGCGCGCAGCTATGATATGCCTGCGGACGGCACGGAGATCCAGGCCTGGCTGCGCGGCGAGAGTCTGCCGGTTCCGCCAAGCCTGCATGGCTGGACGCTGGTAACCGTAGACGGCTTGCCCGTAGGCTGGGGCAAAGCCAGCTCCGGCCAGCTCAAGAATCATTTGCCCAAGGGTCTGCGGATTCTAAAAGCCCATCTTGACGAGGTTTAG